In a single window of the Bubalus kerabau isolate K-KA32 ecotype Philippines breed swamp buffalo chromosome 18, PCC_UOA_SB_1v2, whole genome shotgun sequence genome:
- the RXFP3 gene encoding relaxin-3 receptor 1, with amino-acid sequence MGTGAKKQPYENLFSNCIRLKTVWLNGYACSSGARSLGCAGGNTTRGNAAGNALRVDSSGDTEMRGSEAGIESPPESQRGRLNSLRKPRRSSCGGNLQRYLKGKERAPRSGLERQGGNALRHQRWQVAAAAAPATMNKAAGGDELTELFGRIPDLLHAANFSGNASLQLQDLWWELGLELPDGAAPGHPPSGGGAESADPEARVRILVSVVYWVVCALGLTSNLLVLYLMKSKQGWRKSSINLFVTNLALTDFQFVLTLPFWAVENALDFKWPFGKAMCKIVSIVTSMNMYASVFFLTSMSVARYHSVASALKSHRTRGYGRGDCCGRSLGDSCCFSVKALCLMIWASAALASLPNAIFSTTVKVMGEELCLVRFPDRLLGRDRQFWLGLYHLQKVLLGFVLPLGIISLCYLLLVRFISDHRVAGTEGGASAAGGGLAGASARRRSKVTKSVTIVVLSFFLCWLPNQALTTWSILIKFNAVPFSQEYFLCQVYAFPVSVCLAHSNSCLNPILYCLVRREFRKALKNLLWRIASPSLTSMRPFTATTKPEPEGQGLQALAPLHQAAEPDLLYYPPGVVVYSGGRYDLLPSSSVY; translated from the exons ATGGGTACTGGTGCCAAAAAACAGCCCTATGAAAACCTCTTTTCCAACTGCATCAGATTAAAGACAGTGTGGTTGAAT GGTTACGCATGCTCTTCGGGAGCCCGCAGCCTCGGCTGTGCGGGTGGAAATACAACTCGCGGCAACGCGGCTGGCAACGCACTGCGAGTCGACAGCAGCGGAGATACGGAGATGCGAGGCAGCGAGGCCGGCATCGAAAGCCCTCCAGAGTCTCAGCGAGGTAGACTGAACTCTCTTCGGAAACCTCGTCGGAGCAGCTGCGGAGGAAACCTGCAAAGGTATTTGAAAGGGAAAGAGCGGGCCCCCAGGAGCGGTCTGGAGCGGCAGGGAGGGAACGCGCTA AGGCACCAGCGCTGGCAGGTGGCCGCGGCAGCCGCGCCAGCCACCATGAATAAGGCGGCTGGCGGGGACGAGCTCACAGAACTCTTCGGTCGGATCCCGGACCTTCTGCACGCGGCCAACTTCAGCGGCAACGCGTCGCTGCAGCTCCAGGACTTGTGGTGGGAGCTGGGGCTGGAGTTGCCGGACGGCGCGGCGCCGGGGCACCCCCCGAGCGGCGGCGGGGCGGAGAGCGCGGACCCCGAGGCCCGGGTGCGCATCCTCGTCAGCGTGGTGTACTGGGTGGTTTGCGCGCTGGGGCTGACCAGCAACCTGCTGGTGCTCTACCTGATGAAGAGCAAGCAGGGCTGGCGCAAGTCCTCCATCAACCTCTTCGTCACCAACCTGGCGCTGACTGACTTCCAGTTCGTGCTCACTCTGCCCTTCTGGGCCGTGGAAAACGCCCTTGACTTCAAATGGCCCTTCGGCAAGGCCATGTGTAAGATCGTATCCATAGTGACGTCCATGAACATGTATGCCAGCGTTTTCTTTCTCACCTCCATGAGCGTGGCGCGCTACCACTCGGTGGCCTCAGCTCTTAAGAGTCACCGGACCCGAGGGTACGGCCGGGGCGACTGCTGCGGCCGGAGCCTGGGGGACAGCTGCTGCTTCTCCGTCAAAGCACTGTGCTTGATGATCTGGGCCTCCGCCGCGCTGGCCTCGCTGCCCAACGCCATCTTCTCCACCACGGTCAAGGTGATGGGGGAGGAGCTGTGCCTGGTGCGCTTCCCCGACAGGTTGCTGGGCCGCGACAGGCAGTTCTGGCTGGGCCTCTACCACTTGCAGAAGGTGCTGTTGGGCTTCGTGCTGCCGCTAGGCATCATCAGCCTGTGCTACCTGCTGCTGGTGCGCTTCATCTCCGACCACCGCGTGGCAGGGACCGAAGGAGGAGCCTCAGCGGCCGGGGGAGGCCTGGCCGGAGCCAGCGCTCGGAGACGCTCCAAGGTCACCAAATCAGTCACCATCGTGGTCCTGtccttcttcttgtgttggctgCCCAACCAGGCGCTCACCACCTGGAGCATCCTCATCAAGTTCAATGCGGTGCCCTTCAGCCAAGAGTACTTCCTGTGCCAGGTGTACGCGTTCCCCGTGAGCGTGTGCCTGGCACACTCCAACAGCTGTCTCAATCCCATCCTCTACTGCCTCGTACGCCGCGAGTTCCGCAAAGCGCTCAAGAACCTACTATGGCGCATCGCGTCGCCTTCTCTCACCAGCATGCGCCCTTTCACGGCCACCACCAAGCCCGAGCCGGAGGGCCAGGGACTGCAGGCCCTGGCGCCTCTCCACCAAGCCGCGGAGCCCGACCTGCTCTACTACCCGCCTGGTGTGGTGGTCTACAGCGGCGGGCGCTACGACCTGCTGCCCAGCAGCTCGGTCTACTGA